The Roseovarius indicus genome has a segment encoding these proteins:
- a CDS encoding DUF2161 domain-containing phosphodiesterase, translating into MSRPAETDLYPPVKAWLESLGYEVKAEVGPADVVACRAGDEPLLVELKTGFSLTLLQQAVARQAISDAVYVAVPRWQGKAGWRAFKGNIGLCKRLGVGVLSVRAEDGVVQVHCDPVPFQPRKSKRRRERLLTEFARREGDPNAGGTRGAVMTAYKQDTLRILAHLAENGACRGADVAKATGVTRATRIMADNHSGWFIRVERGLYGLSEAGGLAVTDEAEGVRS; encoded by the coding sequence ATGAGCAGACCGGCCGAAACAGACCTTTATCCGCCCGTGAAAGCATGGCTGGAAAGCCTGGGCTACGAGGTCAAGGCCGAGGTCGGGCCGGCCGACGTGGTGGCCTGTCGCGCGGGCGATGAGCCGCTGCTGGTGGAGCTGAAGACGGGCTTTTCGCTGACCCTTCTGCAACAGGCCGTGGCGCGGCAGGCGATTTCGGATGCGGTCTATGTCGCCGTGCCGCGCTGGCAGGGCAAGGCGGGGTGGCGGGCGTTCAAGGGCAATATCGGGCTGTGCAAGCGGCTGGGCGTGGGCGTTCTGAGCGTGCGGGCCGAGGACGGGGTCGTGCAGGTGCATTGCGATCCGGTGCCGTTTCAGCCGCGCAAATCCAAACGGCGGCGCGAGCGTCTACTGACCGAGTTCGCCCGCCGCGAGGGTGACCCGAACGCGGGCGGCACGCGGGGCGCGGTGATGACGGCCTACAAGCAGGATACGCTGCGGATCCTGGCGCATCTGGCCGAGAACGGCGCCTGTCGCGGGGCGGATGTGGCGAAGGCCACCGGCGTCACCCGCGCGACGCGGATCATGGCCGACAACCATTCCGGCTGGTTCATCCGGGTCGAGCGCGGGCTTTACGGGCTGAGCGAGGCGGGCGGGCTGGCGGTTACGGACGAAGCGGAAGGCGTTCGATCGTGA